A section of the Cololabis saira isolate AMF1-May2022 chromosome 6, fColSai1.1, whole genome shotgun sequence genome encodes:
- the spc25 gene encoding kinetochore protein Spc25, translating into MSITDPNMNDRFTGELEEILNTHLKAYAEIIETTAELSQSHRQFVKSAHDACLKKCKDDEKLFETIQVFKKDLEQKNVLIKEKRRAISEAMSEVQEKGMQKEDIIQKINNLKEEQAKRKKLIESQYKANKDKLKNLQKARLVFQDHLGLEIRTIHDKTQLAKGEKLQFVFRNINPKDQDCAYIITMGIKENGSYEIVSSDPVLECLPDLESRLQETNNLAAFLANVRKEFVAVARC; encoded by the exons ATGTCCATCACCGACCCAAACATGAATGACAGGTTTACTGGTGAGCTGGAGGAGATCCTCAATACACACCTTAAAGCATATGCAGAGATAATCGAAACAACTGCAGAACTATCTCAGTCCCACAGGCAATTTGTGAAGTCAGCACATG ATGCATGTTTGAAGAAATGTAAGGATGATGAGAAGCTATTCGAGACAATACAGGTGTTCAAAAAAG ACCTGGAACAGAAAAATGTGTTGATAAAGGAGAAAAGGCGTGCCATATCCGAGGCCATGTCAGAAGTTCAGGAGAAGGGGATGCAGAAAGAGGACATCATTCAGAAAATTAACAATCTTAAAGAAGAACAGGCCAAGAGGAAGAAGT TAATAGAGTCTCAATATAAAGCAAACAAAGACAAATTGAAGAATCTGCAGAAAGCCAGACTGGTGTTTCAGGATCATTTAGGTTTGGAGATACGAACTATCCATGACAAAACACAGCTGGCCAAAG gTGAAAAGTTGCAGTTTGTTTTCCGGAACATCAACCCGAAAGATCAGGACTGTGCTTACATTATCACAATGGGGATTAAAGAAAATGGATCATATGAGA TTGTGTCCAGTGACCCTGTGCTCGAGTGTCTGCCAGACCTGGAAAGCCGGCTTCAGGAGACCAACAATCTAGCAGCATTCCTCGCAAATGTCAGGAAGGAGTTTGTCGCTGTGGCACGCTGCTGA
- the nostrin gene encoding nostrin isoform X1, producing MKELTSTCSYSQLYQNVKQFSKNGECFFKELMLVFQQRAELELTYSKGLQKLAGKLIRASKGMSNNSTYTAWCHVSDEMYSRADAHRSLGNAFQQEAILEIRQVSDEHNKRKRPLDSAVERNGKLFSANWSEQLKLKKKLIGLTKEHEALFNFVENNKQICTEKEKQKMLNRLTKSAELQARVDEDYFKINLEGHQMRLKWENTLKNCYQIVQELEKQRIEVLGNILSRYNLHMSSCGQTLTHGQRQMEQAVQRVDIDKDIKALIEENRITVDDNKAGFLMADYFEEDRKSLMSKARRQDAIRLRLLRLDNHIAKTKKDCQGIEKLMKTYSENPSFSNQKNLEETEQLLDESTLKLDLLEATSYKLSLSLSEVEGTPKSFHRFSDNILKLKDKDCEHSVIHLTRPVKLRRSPFRSRQSLRASIIYRGPVEIPTQPPAEPSQAPDQVTSTTVEHDGSTVNGTPSDPGNDKGKDGTTLEIRCIGKCKVLYNFTPENDDELPLKEGDLVDLCTKSDSGWWFGILNGQKGHFPSTYVEELPVINSAESSYA from the exons ATGAAGGAACTTACCAGCACTTGCTCC TATAGCCAGCTCTATCAAAATGTCAAGCAGTTTTCAAAAAATGGGGAATGTTTCTTCAAAGAACTCATGCTGGTTTTCCAGCAGAG GGCTGAGTTGGAGTTGACTTATTCCAAAGGCCTTCAGAAACTGGCAGGAAAACTGATCCGAGCCTCCAAAGGAATGTCAAACAA TTCCACCTATACTGCCTGGTGCCATGTGTCAGATGAGATGTACTCAAGAGCGGATGCCCACAG ATCATTAGGAAATGCATTTCAGCAAGAGGCCATTCTGGAAATACGACAAGTCTCAGACGAGCATAATAAGAGGAAGAGGCCT CTCGACAGTGCCGTTGAAAGAAATGGAAAACTTTTCAGTGCTAACTGGAGTGAGCAACTTAAG CTAAAGAAGAAATTGATCGGGCTGACAAAAGAGCACGAGGCACTGTTCAACTTTGTTGAAAACAACAAACAGATCTGCAccgagaaagaaaaacaaaag ATGCTGAACAGGCTGACTAAGTCAGCAGAACTGCAGGCGCGGGTGGACGAGGACTACTTCAAAATCAACCTGGAGGGTCATCAGATGAGGCTCAAGTGGGAAAACACATTGAAAAACTGCTACCAG ATCGTACAGGAACTGGAAAAACAGCGAATTGAAGTTTTGGGCAACATTTTGAGCAGATACAACCTTCACATGTCCAGCTGTGGGCAGACCCTCACACAT GGCCAAAGACAGATGGAGCAGGCAGTCCAAAGGGTGGACATAGATAAAGACATAAAAGCCCTGATCGAGGAAAACAGAATCACAGTCGATGACAACAAAGCAGGGTTTTTGATGGCTGATTACTTT GAGGAAGACAGAAAATCCCTGATGAGCAAAGCCAGACGACAAGATGCCATCAGGCTCAGACTACTGCGTCTCGACAACCATAtcgcaaaaacaaaaaaagactgccaag GAATCGAAAAATTGATGAAAACATACTCCGAAAATCCATCTTTCTCAAACCAAAAGAACCTCGAGGAAACCGAGCAGCTGCTTGATGAG AGTACTTTAAAACTGGATCTCCTTGAGGCCACCAGCTACAAACTCTCCTTATCGCTATCCGAAGTAGAAGGGACACCAAAGTCCTTTCACCGATTTAGTGACAACATACTTAAATTGAAAGATAAG GACTGCGAGCACAGCGTCATTCACCTGACGCGTCCCGTCAAACTCAGGAGGTCACCATTCAGGTCCCGGCAGTCGCTGAGAGCTTCCATCATTTACAGAGGACCAGTTGAGATTCCCACGCAGCCACCTGCCGAGCCTTCACAAGCCCCTGACCAGGTCACATCCACAACAGTGGAGCATGATGGCAGCACCGTTAACGGTACTCCGTCTGACCCAGGCAACGACAAAGGAAAAG ATGGAACAACACTAGAGATTCGTTGTATAGGAAAATGCAAGGTCCTGTACAACTTCACACCGGAAAATGATGACGAATTGCCACTGAAAGAAG GTGACCTCGTTGACCTTTGTACCAAATCAGACAGCGGGTGGTGGTTTGGGATTCTTAACGGGCAGAAAGGTCATTTCCCATCAACCTACGTTGAGGAGCTACCTGTGATAAACAGCGCTGAATCATCTTATGCCTGA
- the nostrin gene encoding nostrin isoform X2 has product MLVFQQRAELELTYSKGLQKLAGKLIRASKGMSNNSTYTAWCHVSDEMYSRADAHRSLGNAFQQEAILEIRQVSDEHNKRKRPLDSAVERNGKLFSANWSEQLKLKKKLIGLTKEHEALFNFVENNKQICTEKEKQKMLNRLTKSAELQARVDEDYFKINLEGHQMRLKWENTLKNCYQIVQELEKQRIEVLGNILSRYNLHMSSCGQTLTHGQRQMEQAVQRVDIDKDIKALIEENRITVDDNKAGFLMADYFEEDRKSLMSKARRQDAIRLRLLRLDNHIAKTKKDCQGIEKLMKTYSENPSFSNQKNLEETEQLLDESTLKLDLLEATSYKLSLSLSEVEGTPKSFHRFSDNILKLKDKDCEHSVIHLTRPVKLRRSPFRSRQSLRASIIYRGPVEIPTQPPAEPSQAPDQVTSTTVEHDGSTVNGTPSDPGNDKGKDGTTLEIRCIGKCKVLYNFTPENDDELPLKEGDLVDLCTKSDSGWWFGILNGQKGHFPSTYVEELPVINSAESSYA; this is encoded by the exons ATGCTGGTTTTCCAGCAGAG GGCTGAGTTGGAGTTGACTTATTCCAAAGGCCTTCAGAAACTGGCAGGAAAACTGATCCGAGCCTCCAAAGGAATGTCAAACAA TTCCACCTATACTGCCTGGTGCCATGTGTCAGATGAGATGTACTCAAGAGCGGATGCCCACAG ATCATTAGGAAATGCATTTCAGCAAGAGGCCATTCTGGAAATACGACAAGTCTCAGACGAGCATAATAAGAGGAAGAGGCCT CTCGACAGTGCCGTTGAAAGAAATGGAAAACTTTTCAGTGCTAACTGGAGTGAGCAACTTAAG CTAAAGAAGAAATTGATCGGGCTGACAAAAGAGCACGAGGCACTGTTCAACTTTGTTGAAAACAACAAACAGATCTGCAccgagaaagaaaaacaaaag ATGCTGAACAGGCTGACTAAGTCAGCAGAACTGCAGGCGCGGGTGGACGAGGACTACTTCAAAATCAACCTGGAGGGTCATCAGATGAGGCTCAAGTGGGAAAACACATTGAAAAACTGCTACCAG ATCGTACAGGAACTGGAAAAACAGCGAATTGAAGTTTTGGGCAACATTTTGAGCAGATACAACCTTCACATGTCCAGCTGTGGGCAGACCCTCACACAT GGCCAAAGACAGATGGAGCAGGCAGTCCAAAGGGTGGACATAGATAAAGACATAAAAGCCCTGATCGAGGAAAACAGAATCACAGTCGATGACAACAAAGCAGGGTTTTTGATGGCTGATTACTTT GAGGAAGACAGAAAATCCCTGATGAGCAAAGCCAGACGACAAGATGCCATCAGGCTCAGACTACTGCGTCTCGACAACCATAtcgcaaaaacaaaaaaagactgccaag GAATCGAAAAATTGATGAAAACATACTCCGAAAATCCATCTTTCTCAAACCAAAAGAACCTCGAGGAAACCGAGCAGCTGCTTGATGAG AGTACTTTAAAACTGGATCTCCTTGAGGCCACCAGCTACAAACTCTCCTTATCGCTATCCGAAGTAGAAGGGACACCAAAGTCCTTTCACCGATTTAGTGACAACATACTTAAATTGAAAGATAAG GACTGCGAGCACAGCGTCATTCACCTGACGCGTCCCGTCAAACTCAGGAGGTCACCATTCAGGTCCCGGCAGTCGCTGAGAGCTTCCATCATTTACAGAGGACCAGTTGAGATTCCCACGCAGCCACCTGCCGAGCCTTCACAAGCCCCTGACCAGGTCACATCCACAACAGTGGAGCATGATGGCAGCACCGTTAACGGTACTCCGTCTGACCCAGGCAACGACAAAGGAAAAG ATGGAACAACACTAGAGATTCGTTGTATAGGAAAATGCAAGGTCCTGTACAACTTCACACCGGAAAATGATGACGAATTGCCACTGAAAGAAG GTGACCTCGTTGACCTTTGTACCAAATCAGACAGCGGGTGGTGGTTTGGGATTCTTAACGGGCAGAAAGGTCATTTCCCATCAACCTACGTTGAGGAGCTACCTGTGATAAACAGCGCTGAATCATCTTATGCCTGA